The DNA segment GAACAAATGCAATTTCAAACGCCAGATTCATTTAAACAAGCGGTTGAAAATTTTAAACATTTTACTAAATTAAGAGATGAATAATGAAAAAATATTTTACCCTTTTTCTGCTATTTATTAGCCCTTTAACACTGGCTATTACACAGCAAGAACTGATTTCACAACTACAAAAACCGCAAAATGTACAAGGTAACTTTGTTCAGCAACGCTTTTTAAAAGCATTAAAAAATCCCATTCAAACTAGCGGACAATTTACCCTTGTGGCAAAAAAGGGCTTATTGTGGCAAATGAAAAAACCTTTTGAAAATAATTTGCGAGTAACCTCAAAAGGGATAATGCAATATAACGGCACAGAGTGGGTAGGGAATAATAATCTTGCTCAACAGCAACAAATTCAGCTTTTTTTAGGACTATTATCAGGGGATATTTCTACGCTTAAACAGCAATTTGATCTTAAATTAACCGGTAAAAAATCAGCGTGGCAACTTGATCTCATTCCTAATGCCTTTTTAATGAAACAAATTTTTAAAACGATTCAATTACAAGGTAATGATGTTGTTACACAAATTATTTTAGATGAAAAACAAGGTGATAAAACTGTCATTCAATTTGAAAATATTCAAATCAATACGCCACTTTCTTCTTTTACTCAACAGGCTTTAAACTAATTGGTAAAAATAATGAAAAATCACACCGCTTATCGTTATCTATACTCACTTTTTATTATCTTGGTGCTGATTTTTTTTGCTTTTTTCGTCAAAAATGGACATTGGTTAGAAACGGATTTAAAAGCACTTTTACCTACAAATCAAAGTTGGACAACAGAACAAAAACAAGCGGATGCTTTACAAGAAAAACAGCTAAATCAACAAATCGTTGCACTCGTTGGAGGCGATGATCATAATGTCTTTAAAACAGCAGAACAAATTGCTCAATTATGGCAACAAAGCCAGCTCTTTTCCGATGTAAATTTAAAGACAACACCTGATTTAGCAAAACTTAGAAAAGAAGTTAATTATCTCAAATTAGCAACCTTACCCAAACATATTCAACAACAATTACAACAAAATCCACAAGCGTATTTCAATCAATATGCTCAACAAATTGTTGATCCTTTTTCACAAAATAATATTTTAAGTTTAGAACAAGACTGGCTAGGCTTAGGACGTTTTGTTCTACCGCAATCACAAATAAGTTCAGCGGTACAATATAACAGTGAAAATGGAATGCTTTATGTCAAACAGTCCCATAAAACGTGGGTCTTATTACACGCAACGCTCACACAGCATAGTTTTATCAATCCAAATAAAACCTTATTAAGGTTAATTAAACAAAGTGAACAATTAGCCCAAACTCAAAAAGCGCAACTTATTAGCACAGGCTCTGCACTTTTTGCCGCAAATGCAAAGCAACAAGCTGAAACAGAAATGACTTTAATGAGTAGCTTAGGCATAAGTTTAACCTTGTTACTATTATTAGTGGTATTTAGATCATTTCGTTCATTATGGCTTTTTTTACCTATTGGAATAGGATTACTATTAGGTATTGCTACAACGGTTCTCTGGTTTGGACAAATTCATATCTTAACCATTGTGATTGGTACAAGTTTAATCGGCGTATTGATTGATTTTCCATTGCACTGGCTCGCTTCGTCACGCTTTCATAAAGATTGGAATCCGCAAAAAGAAATGGATAAACTGCGTTTTCCTTTCTTCATCAGTTTAATCATTACCTTAATTGGCTACCTCTTATTAGCTTTTACTTCATTACCAGTGTTACAACAAACCGCACTTTTTTCCGCAATGGCATTAGTGAGTGCAATTTTAAGTACAGTTTTGTTTTTACCGACATTTTTTACAAATTATCAAGCTCATAAGCGGACATTTTTATTGCAAAATTTACCTATTTCTATTCCAACTAAAATAGAAAAAATGGGGCTAATTTTTGCTATTATTTTTGTCGCAGTAGGGATTTATAAAAGTAAATGGCAAGATGATATTCGCCAATGGGTTGCTTTACCGCCAGCAATGTTACAACAAGCCCAGCAGATTGCCACAATCACAGGTTTTAATTTCGGTAGTCAATATCTGTTAATTATTGCGGATAACGATGATGATTTATTACGAAAAGATCAAAAACTCACAGAACAACTCAATCAATTGGTAAAAGAACAATCAATTACCGATTTTCAATCTTTAACGCAGTGGGTAACAACGGCTCACACACAACGAAAAATAGTTGAACTATTTACTCAAATGAAGCCACAGGATTACGCGATTTTTGAACAGATTGGTATTCCATTAGAGAATATTCAAAAAGCAATCGCAACCCTTAAACAAACACCAGAGGTTTCACTTTACCAAGCATTGAATACCGATTTAGGCAAGGCTCGGAGAACTTTATATTTAGGAAAACTAGATACACAAAAAGTCGCGTCTATCATTAAAATCTCAAATTTGCAAAATATACAAAAAATATTACCGCTTACCAATGACAAAGATATTTTTTGGCAGGATAAAAGAACCTCATTAAATATGGCATTTGAGCAAACTCGTGATCAAGCAGCTTGGTTAAAATTATGCTCATTCATACTGGCTTTTTTATTACTTTATCGATTTTTTGGCATTAAAAATACCACAAAAATATTAGTTATTCCCTTATCTGCGATTATTATAACTATAGGTATTTTTGGTTGGTTAGCAATGCCTATAAGCTTGTTTACAATGTTTGGTTTGTTGTTAGTGTCCGCCATAGGTATTGATTACACGTCCTATATGCTCACAGTAAAAGAGTCTTTTAAACAGAAAGCCTTTGCGATTTCACTGGCTGGTACAACAACCTTAATTTCTTTTATTTTACTAGGATTAAGCTCAACACCTGCCGTGGCAAGTTTTGGAATGAGTGTTAGCATTGGCATTGCGATGAGTATTTTAATTACGTTACGAATTTTAAAATAAATTTTATATTAGGAGATAAAAATGGAACAATTTGATGTTGTGATTATCGGTGCTGGACCTTCTGGTTCGGTTTCTGCATCATTATTGAAAAAACAAGGCTTGAATGTTTGTGTTTTGGAAAAACAACATTTTCCTCGCTTTGTGATTGGCGAAAGTTTATTGCCTTATTGTATGGAAATCTTAAAAGAAGCTGAGCTTGTTGAGGCGGTTAATAAAGAACCTAGTTTTCAATTTAAAAATGGTGCGGCTTTTACTTGGGGAAACCGTTATACTCATTTTGATTTTACGGATAAATTTACCGCTGGTGCTGGTACAACATTTCAAGTTCGCCGTGATAAATTTGATAAAATTTTAATTGATGAAACCATCAAAAAAGGCGTTGATGTTCGCTTTGGCGATGAATTGATCAATTTCAATAATGATGGCGAATTTGCCTTATTAGATGTGAAAAAAGAAAGTGGCGAACAATATCAATTACAAGCTAAATTTGTGTTAGACGCAAGTGGCTATGGACGTGTTTTACCTCGCTTATTAGACTTAGAACAGCCCTCTCATTTACCTGCTCGTATCGCTAAATTTACCCATATTGATGACAATATTATCGATCCTCAATTTGACCGTAATAAAATTTTGATTACCACTCACCCAATTCATCGAGATGTGTGGATTTGGTTAATTCCTTTTGCGGATAATCGTTGTTCTATTGGTGTGGTTGGATTGCCAGAGATTTTAGAGGGCGATAGTGAAGCGGTATTAAAACAATTTGTGTTTGAATGTCCGATGTTAAAACGTATTTTAAATAATGCAAATTGGGATAATGACGTACCTTATCGTGAAATTTGTGGCTATTCTGCTAACGTCAAAGCTTTATATGGAAAACAGTTTGCCTTGTTGGGCAATGCGGCTGAATTTTTAGATCCTGTATTTTCATCTGGGGTAACGATTGCATTACACTCTGCGCATTTAGCTTGCCATTTGGTTACTCGTCAGCTAAACGGCGAAGCGGTTAATTGGCAACAAGAATTTGCAGATCCGTTGATGATTGGCGTGAATGCGTTTAGAACTTATGTGCTAGGTTGGTATGATTACAGTTTCCAAGATGTGATCTATGCAAGAAATCCACAGCCAGAAATTCGTCAAATGATTTCTTCTATTTTGGCAGGCTATGCGTGGGATACTGAAAATCCATTAGTAAACAAATCAACGCAAAGGCTCGCTGCCTTAGCTGGATTATGTGGCACAGCAACACAAGATGAATAGGAATACTCAATGTTAAAAAAATACTGCTTTATTTTCGTTATATTATTTATTACGGCGTGTTCTAGCTCTTTTAAAGTTATTGATTTACCCAAACAAGCACAAGACAGTCGTTTATTTAAAATAGAACAACAAGACAATAAAAATAATATTATCCGAAGCAGTTTACTTTCCATTCAGTTTGAAAACGAGCAATGGCGATGGGTTCAGGTTGATCCACTTGGTTCGCCTATTGCTCGTGTGCTGTTGTCTAAACAAGGTTGGCAAAATGATGGTTTTATTATGCCAAATAGCCAAGCTCAACAGCTTTTTTATGCGATTGCAACAGGATTAAATCCAAACCAGCCACTACTGAATTTTAGTCAAATTCAGAGAACATCAAGTGGTCAGATTTATTGGATAAAAAACAAAAAAGTATGGAAAATTTCACAAAAAAAACATATTCTTTACATCACGCTAGCAGATAATAGCTATTGGAAAGTAGAAGAAATCAATAGAGGATAAAGTGGAGCAACTATTTTTAAGCACCCCTGCAATTGTAACTGCATTAGGTAATGGAATTAAAGAGCATATCCAACGGTTAATTGCTGGTGGAAATTCGCCGATTGAAAAATCAAAAGCTATTTTTAATGAACATCAAATTGAAGGGAAAATACAATTTTTTGGTGCGATAAATCAGCCATTGCGTGAATTTGATGAAAATCTTGATCCACAACATCATAGCCGAAACAATCAACTTCTTTGGCACGCTTTACAACAAATTGAACCTCAAATTGAGCAAGTAATTTCTCGATTTGGTAAACAAAGAATTGCTGTTGTGATAGGTACTTCAACCACAGGTGTGGATGAAAATATTCCTGTTTTTAGACAAGCTGTTAAAAATAATGATTGGGCTAAAATACCTTTTAATCATCATCAACAATTATTTTCTGCTCCTGCCGATTTTGTCGCTCATCAATATGGATTACAAGGTTTATGCTATGGTATTTCAACTGCTTGTACATCAGGTGCGAGAGCTTTAATTAGTGCCGCTAGATTATTAAAGAGTGATCTATGTGATGCCGTTATCTGTGGCGGTGTTGATACACTTTCGCCTTTAACCATTAGTGGTTTCAACTCACTTTCTGTTCTTGCATCAAATCGAACAAATCCTTTCTCTGAAAATAGAGAGGGGATCAATATTGGCGAAGGTGCAGCTGTTTTTGTAATGACAAAAGAAAAGTTAGAAGAACAAGCAATTGCATTTTTAGGTTATGGTTCAAGCAGCGATGCCTACCATATGTCATCGCCACACCCAGAAGGAAAAGGGGCAATTTGTGCATTTGAGGAAGCCTTAAAATCCGCACAATTAGATCCAGAGGATATCGGTTGGGTAAATTTACACGGTACTGGTACTGTTCATAACGATCAAATGGAAAGTATCGCTATTGCAAAAGTCTTTGGCGATTATACTCCTTGTACTACAACAAAACCTTATACTGGACACACACTCGGAGCAGCAGGTGCTGTGGAAGCCGCTATTTCTTGGGGAATGATAAATCGCTCTTACAATCCAGAAGGTAATTTACCAACTCAATTATGGGATCAACAAACCGATCCTCAGTTACCTAATATTGCCATTACTCACAATACTCAGTGGCAAAAAACGAGACGTATTGCTGCAAGTAGCTCTTTTGCGTTTGGCGGAAATAATAGCGTGTTAATTTTGGGAGAGCAAAATGACTAAATTAAACTGCCCAATCTACGATGTTGAACCGCTATTACCTCATAGTGGAGAGATGGTGCTATTAGATAAAATTTGTGATTTTGGCGATGATTTTATCATTGCTGAAAGCACTATCAAAGCGGATAATTTACTGATTAAGCATAACCAATTTGCAACCTATTCAGGCATTGAAATTATGGCACAAACTGTTGGTGCGTGGTCTGGTTGTATGAGTACTCTT comes from the Pasteurella atlantica genome and includes:
- a CDS encoding hotdog family protein, yielding MTKLNCPIYDVEPLLPHSGEMVLLDKICDFGDDFIIAESTIKADNLLIKHNQFATYSGIEIMAQTVGAWSGCMSTLANEPVRLGYLLGTRKLTIHSQEIAIGTTLIIKAKMSIQDATGFSVFDCKLIDKKTNQVLLEAALNVFSPKE
- a CDS encoding MMPL family transporter; protein product: MKNHTAYRYLYSLFIILVLIFFAFFVKNGHWLETDLKALLPTNQSWTTEQKQADALQEKQLNQQIVALVGGDDHNVFKTAEQIAQLWQQSQLFSDVNLKTTPDLAKLRKEVNYLKLATLPKHIQQQLQQNPQAYFNQYAQQIVDPFSQNNILSLEQDWLGLGRFVLPQSQISSAVQYNSENGMLYVKQSHKTWVLLHATLTQHSFINPNKTLLRLIKQSEQLAQTQKAQLISTGSALFAANAKQQAETEMTLMSSLGISLTLLLLLVVFRSFRSLWLFLPIGIGLLLGIATTVLWFGQIHILTIVIGTSLIGVLIDFPLHWLASSRFHKDWNPQKEMDKLRFPFFISLIITLIGYLLLAFTSLPVLQQTALFSAMALVSAILSTVLFLPTFFTNYQAHKRTFLLQNLPISIPTKIEKMGLIFAIIFVAVGIYKSKWQDDIRQWVALPPAMLQQAQQIATITGFNFGSQYLLIIADNDDDLLRKDQKLTEQLNQLVKEQSITDFQSLTQWVTTAHTQRKIVELFTQMKPQDYAIFEQIGIPLENIQKAIATLKQTPEVSLYQALNTDLGKARRTLYLGKLDTQKVASIIKISNLQNIQKILPLTNDKDIFWQDKRTSLNMAFEQTRDQAAWLKLCSFILAFLLLYRFFGIKNTTKILVIPLSAIIITIGIFGWLAMPISLFTMFGLLLVSAIGIDYTSYMLTVKESFKQKAFAISLAGTTTLISFILLGLSSTPAVASFGMSVSIGIAMSILITLRILK
- a CDS encoding NAD(P)/FAD-dependent oxidoreductase, which codes for MEQFDVVIIGAGPSGSVSASLLKKQGLNVCVLEKQHFPRFVIGESLLPYCMEILKEAELVEAVNKEPSFQFKNGAAFTWGNRYTHFDFTDKFTAGAGTTFQVRRDKFDKILIDETIKKGVDVRFGDELINFNNDGEFALLDVKKESGEQYQLQAKFVLDASGYGRVLPRLLDLEQPSHLPARIAKFTHIDDNIIDPQFDRNKILITTHPIHRDVWIWLIPFADNRCSIGVVGLPEILEGDSEAVLKQFVFECPMLKRILNNANWDNDVPYREICGYSANVKALYGKQFALLGNAAEFLDPVFSSGVTIALHSAHLACHLVTRQLNGEAVNWQQEFADPLMIGVNAFRTYVLGWYDYSFQDVIYARNPQPEIRQMISSILAGYAWDTENPLVNKSTQRLAALAGLCGTATQDE
- a CDS encoding LolA family protein, which codes for MKKYFTLFLLFISPLTLAITQQELISQLQKPQNVQGNFVQQRFLKALKNPIQTSGQFTLVAKKGLLWQMKKPFENNLRVTSKGIMQYNGTEWVGNNNLAQQQQIQLFLGLLSGDISTLKQQFDLKLTGKKSAWQLDLIPNAFLMKQIFKTIQLQGNDVVTQIILDEKQGDKTVIQFENIQINTPLSSFTQQALN
- a CDS encoding beta-ketoacyl-ACP synthase, with the translated sequence MEQLFLSTPAIVTALGNGIKEHIQRLIAGGNSPIEKSKAIFNEHQIEGKIQFFGAINQPLREFDENLDPQHHSRNNQLLWHALQQIEPQIEQVISRFGKQRIAVVIGTSTTGVDENIPVFRQAVKNNDWAKIPFNHHQQLFSAPADFVAHQYGLQGLCYGISTACTSGARALISAARLLKSDLCDAVICGGVDTLSPLTISGFNSLSVLASNRTNPFSENREGINIGEGAAVFVMTKEKLEEQAIAFLGYGSSSDAYHMSSPHPEGKGAICAFEEALKSAQLDPEDIGWVNLHGTGTVHNDQMESIAIAKVFGDYTPCTTTKPYTGHTLGAAGAVEAAISWGMINRSYNPEGNLPTQLWDQQTDPQLPNIAITHNTQWQKTRRIAASSSFAFGGNNSVLILGEQND